One Catharus ustulatus isolate bCatUst1 chromosome 20, bCatUst1.pri.v2, whole genome shotgun sequence DNA window includes the following coding sequences:
- the HID1 gene encoding protein HID1, whose product MGSADSKLNFRKAVIQLTTKTQPVEATDDAFWDQFWADTATSVQDVFALVPAAEIRAVREESPSNLATLCYKAVEKLVQGAESGCHTEKERQIVLNCCRLLTRILPYIFEDPDWRGFFWSTVPGAGRGGGDEDDENARPLAESLLLAVTDLLFCPDFTVQSHRRSMVDTAEDIHSIDSCEYIWEAGVGFAHSPQPNYIHDLNRTELLKLLLTCFSEAMYLPPSSDSSNTNPWVQFFCSTENRHALPLFTSLLNVVCAYDPVGYGIPYNHLLFSDYREPLVEEAAQVLIVTLDYDSSTSSSPSVDGTTTGTAMDDVDPPGPDNLFVNYLSRIHREEDFQFILKGVARLLSNPLVQTYLPNSAKKIQFHQELLVLFWKLCDFNKKFLFFVLKSSDVLDILVPILYFLNDARADQSRVGLMHIGVFILLLLSGERNFGVRLNKPYSVRVPMDIPVFTGTHADLLIIVFHKIITSGHQRLQPLFDCLLTIVVNVSPYLKSLSMVAANKLLHLLEAFSTTWFLFSAVQNHHLVFFLLEVFNNIIQYQFDGNSNLVYAVIRKRNVFHQLANLPTDSQSIQKGLQRKKKTPEPISRTNSQDGVSMEGSRPAAPAEPGTLKTSLVATPGIDKLTEKSQVSEDGTMRSLEPEASQLSPEGNSPAALGDGEPWSGEASHPRRDRRRLSSASSSGQWTPSPEWVMSWKSKLPLQTIMRLLQVLVPQVEKICIDKGLTDESEILKFLQHGTLVGLLPVPHPILIRKYQANSGTAMWFRTYMWGVIYLRNVDPPIWYDTDVKLFEIQRV is encoded by the exons ATGGGCAGCGCCGACTCCAAGCTCAACTTCAGGAAGGCGGTGATCCAGCTCACCACCAAGACACAG CCTGTGGAGGCCACGGATGATGCCTTTTGGGACCAGTTCTGGGCAGACACAGCAACTTCAGTGCAGGATGTCTTTGCCCTTGTACCAGCTGCAGAGATCCGAGCAGTGAGAGAAGAATCACCTTCaaatttggcaactttgtgtTACAAG gCTGTGGAGAAGCTGGTACAAGGAGCAGAGAGTGGCTGCCACACAGAGAAGGAGAGACAAATTGTCTTGAACTGCTGTCGGCTCCTCACCCGTATCCTGCCTTACATCTTTGAGGACCCAGACTGGAGAGGTTTCTTCTGGTCaactgtccctggggctggccgAGGAGGG ggagatgaagatgatgaaaatGCCCGGCCACTGGCTGAGTCGTTACTCCTCGCTGTCACAGATCTGCTCTTTTGTCCTGACTTCactgtgcagagccacaggaggAGCATGGTG gacacagcagaaGATATCCACTCCATTGACAGCTGTGAGTACATCTGGGAGGCAGGAGTGGGCTTTGCTCATTCTCCACAGCCCAACTACATCCATGACTTGAATAG gacagagctgctgaagctgctgctgaccTGTTTCTCTGAGGCCATGTACCTGCCTCCCTCCTCAGACAGCAGCAACACCAACCCCTGGGTACAGTTTTTCTGCTCTACAGAGAACAG ACATGCACTCCCACTCTTCACCTCTCTCCTGAACGTCGTCTGTGCCTATGACCCCGTGGGTTATGGGATTCCTTACAACCACCTGCTCTTCTCTGACTACCGGGAGCCGCTGGTGGAGGAGGCGGCCCAGGTGCTGATCGTCACCTTGGACTATGACAGCTCCACCAGTTCAAGTCCCTCTGTGGATGGCACAACCACTGGCACAGCCATGGATGATGTGGAT CCTCCTGGACCAGACAATCTGTTTGTGAATTACCTCTCAAGGATACACCGGGAGGAG GATTTCCAGTTCATCCTGAAAGGAGTGGCTCGCTTGTTATCAAACCCACTGGTGCAGACCTACCTGCCAAACTCTGCAAAGAAGATACAATTCCATCAGGAACTCCTTGTCCTCTTCTGGAAACTCTGTGATTTCAATAAG AAATTCCTCTTCTTTGTGCTGAAGAGCAGTGATGTTCTGGACATTCTTGTCCCAATCTTATATTTTCTCAATGATGCCAGAGCAGACCAGT cACGAGTGGGCTTGATGCACATTGGGGTCTttatcctgctgctcctcagtggGGAGCGTAACTTCGGGGTGCGACTGAACAAGCCGTATTCTGTACGAGTGCCTATGGACATCCCTGTCTTCACAGGGACACATGCAGATCTGCTCATCATA GTCTTTCACAAGATCATCACCAGCGGGCACCAGCGGCTGCAGCCCCTCTTCGACTGCCTGCTCACCATCGTTGTAAACG TGTCTCCATACCTGAAGTCTCTCTCCATGGTGGCTGCTAACAAGTTGCTGCATCTCTTGGAGGCTTTTTCCACCACCTGGTTCCTATTCTCTGCTGTCCAGAACCAccatcttgttttcttcttgctggAAGTTTTCAACAACATCATTCAGTACCAGTTTGATG GGAACTCCAATTTGGTGTACGCTGTTATCCGCAAGCGGAACGTCTTTCACCAGCTGGCCAACCTGCCCACGGACTCCCAGTCCATCCAGAAGGGGCTGCAGCGCAAGAAGAAAACCCCCGAACCCATTTCTCGCACCAACTCCCAGGATGGGGTCTCCATGGAAGGGTCAcgtcctgctgcccctgctgagCCAGGGACGCTGAAGACCAGTCTGGTGGCTACTCCAG GGATTGACAAGCTCACGGAGAAGTCTCAGGTGTCAGAGGATGGGACCATGCGTTCACTGGAGCCTGAGGCTTCCCAGCtgtctccagagggaaactcacctgcagctctgggtgatgGGGAGCCCTGGAGTGGG GAGGCATCACATCCCCGGCGGGATCGAAGGCGTCTCTCTAGTGCATCCTCCAGTGGGCAGTGGACTCCATCTCCTGAATGG GTGATGTCTTGGAAGTCAAAGCTTCCCCTGCAGACAATCATGCGGCTCTTACAGGTGCTGGTCCCTCAGGTGGAGAAGATCTGCATTGACAA